ACTGTCGGGTAGGTTCGACGATGGCGGCCTGGGCGCGTCTTGCGTGGATATCTGTGCGGACCCTTCTGCGGGCACAGCGACTGCGGCCGCTGCCGCGGCGGTATCCATTCCCACGACCTTATGTTCCGTGCGCTTTTCGTCGGCCACGACGGGGTTCGTCGCCATGCGCCGCACCCGTATCGCGAGCAAGGTCATGTTCCAGCCGCCGAACAGCAAGCCGAAGGCGACACAGTATGCGATGGTGCCCGCGTAGTGATCGGGATACGGCTGATAAAAGAAGATCGCAATAGCGATTTCCAGCACGCCCCCCGCAATTGCCATCTTCCACGTCCGGTAACGCACGAACGCGGCGGCAATGATCTGCAGCGTGCCGTCCGCAAGAAACAGCGTACCGAAAATCAAGGACAGGATGAAGTTGCCGTGCACGCCGCCGATCAGCACGAGCCCGGCGGACGCAATAAAGGTCACGCCTTTTACATAGCGCAGCGTGCGCTGTCCGCCTATGCCGGTCCACGCCACGGCAAGCGTCGCGAGGCCTTCAAGCAGAAGCAGACCCGCGAATGGAATGATGGGGAACCACAGTGCGCCGTCGAGTGCGTCGCAGAAAATCACCACGCCTAGCACAGTGCTCAGGAATCCTACCGCGAGCAGTTCACGCCAGCGCGTGCGCAGGTAGTCGACACCGAGCAGGATCATGACAAGACGGACCATGGCTTGACCTTCCCTGTGCTGGGGAACCGTGGCTGAGGAACCGTAACTGAACAAACGAACCGACCGCCCGCAACACAACGATGATAATGCGTTCCGCGCGAGTTGACGCGAGCTTTGTCATTGTTCGGAACAATTCGGCTTCCTTGACGCCTCGTCAATTCGTCAGCCTACGCAAACGCCGAAGGTGATGGGATCCGGAATTCGTCAACCCAATCGACATACGAGTTGTTCGGGAAGCAGCGTCCAACAGATTGGCCTCGGCTTGCGTGCAAATCTGGAATCCGCTTCGCGACATCGAATATTTTCCGCTCGTCGCGGTGATACGGTTGTGTCGCGGCACAGCGCGACTGGACCCAACCTCATCTCGACCACAATCTCATCTCGACCAGGAAGCGGATATGAACCTTAGCAACAGCGACACCGCAGTGGTGTTTATCGACCCTCAAAACGACGTGCTGAGCGAGCACGGCGTGAACTGGGGAGCCGTAGGCGCGAGCGTGACGGAGAACCGCACGGTCGACAATATGGAGCACATCTTCAAGGCAGCAAAAGCGAAGCAATACGAAGTCTTTATTTCGCCGCACTACTTCTATCCGACCGACTACGCGTGGAAGTCATATGGTCCGCTCGAGCAAGGCGAAGTGGAAAGCAAAAGCTTCGCGAGAAAAGGACCGTTGAATCTCGGCGGCTTTGAAGGTTCGGGCGCGGACTGGCTTGCCCGCTTCAAGCCGTATATCGAAGACGGCAGAACGGTCGTGGCGAGCCCGCACAAGGTATGGGGACCGCAGACCAACGACCTGACGCTGCAATTGCGCAAACGGGGCATGAGCAAGATTGTGCTCGGCGGCATGCTGGCCAATATCTGCGTCGAATCCCACCTGCGCGAATTGCTCGAGCAGGGCTTCGAGATCGCGGTGGTGAAAGATGCGACTGCCGGGCCGCGCCATCCGACGTGGGGTGACGGCTATCAGGCTGCATTGGTCAACTACCAGTTTCTCGCACACGCGGTGCTGACGACCGAAGAAGTCGTTGCCGCGATGAAATAGCGCGCGTCATTCGGCGTGCGGCTTCCCTCCGGGCGGGAAGCCGCCTGGCCGGAAGCGAGCGGAAAATGTCCTCAAACCGTCACATCGGGCATGTCGATGAAACCCCGCAAATCCTAGACTGTCTTTCAGGTATTTATTGGAGATGCGGCAATGAAATTCTCAGTGAAAAATGAACTTCGCCCCGACGACGTTTCGACGCTCGAGCATGCAATGAAGATGGTCGACGCCGACGCGAAAGTCGACGTTGACGTTGGGGAGAAAACGGTCAGCATCGATTCGTGGCTGATGCCCGAGGAATTCCTCGTCGCCTTCTACGACGAAGACTACGAGGTGACCATTTCCGAGGCGTAGGGCGCCGCCCTGTTTCGACAGGTTCACTTTATGTCCCGGTTGCAACGGGACTCGCATCTTTTCCGCCGGTTCGCTTCGGACGAAGCGCTTCGAAAGCGCTCGCCTCACGGGAACATCGACATACTTGTCGAGCATGCCCGGCTCTTTCAACTCCCATTGAGAAACGACCCGCCTACAGCGAAACGTTGCGCTCCGCAAAGTCAACTTTCCAATTCTGATGTGGATGACGCTTGATATTGGACGAACTACTCTGTCCACGACACATCAATTCGAATGGGAAGAACCATGAATAGATTTGCAGGCTCTTTTGCCGTAGCCGTGTTCCTCTCTGCTCCGCCCGTTTTTGCTTCTGAGGAGGCAGCATCTGAAGATACTCACCGTCTACAACTCCCCTTGGTTATCTATGGGCAAGTCACGCAAATCGATCGTGCGGGAGACCTCGTATCGATCAGACAGGTGATGCCAAAGAACGTCGGTATGGCGCCGCTAACGACCGTGTTCAAGGCGACTGATGCCGCATCGCTTGGCTGGATTCAGGAAGGCGATAGGGTCAAGGCCATAGTTGAAAGCATCAATGGACAACCTGTTGCTCTGAAGGTGTGGCGGCGCCGGTGGCCGATTCAATAGGAAACGCGGTTTGCGCGACATGCGCGGAATAAATCCTCCCGGCGGACGTTTGACGAGATGCGCGAGAGCCATGCACCAGCGTTGGTGCTTGCCGTCCTGGGCCGCCGATGCCCGAAAATGATCGCGCCTTTTAACGTCAAGACCTTATGCCACAACCGTCATCAGTGCCCGGTATTTCTGCCCGGTCGCGCCGCTCTGGTCGGATGTCAACCCGACTGCTTTTTATAGTCTGCTGGCTCAGTGCGATTATTTTCAGCGCCTATATCGTGGTCTATTACGAAGGCGCATTGCTCACGCATACGATGCAGGACTGGAATGAGGTGCTACCGCGCATTTACCAGCCCGGATCGATGCTGGCAACCGCTGCAATAGGCGCCCATTTCCTTGCGGGCGCCATCGTACTTATTCTCGGCCCGATGCAGCTGATCGCGCCACTACGAGCCCGCGCTCCAAACGTTCACCGATGGATAGGCCGGTTCTATGCCGCCGCGGCCCTCGCAACGGGCGTTGGCGGTCTTGTTTATATTGCTATCGAAGGCACGGTAGGCGGCCCCGTCATGTCGACCGGCTTTGCGCTCTACGGCGCATTGATGGTGCTGTGCGCCGTTAACACGGTGCGCCATGCGCGAGCCGGACGCTTCGATATACATCGTGCGTGGGCCATCCGGTTATTCGCGTTAGGCATTGGATCGTGGCTTTTCCGAATGGACTATGGAATCTGGCTTAAGCTGATCGGCGGCTTCGGTCACCATTCGCATACTTACGATGGGCTGTTCGACAAGATCATGTCGTTCTTCTTCTATGTGCCCAACCTCGCAATTGCCGAACTGATTATCCGGCGACGCGGTGGAACACAAACTGAATCAGCGCGAACGATACGGTCGGCTTCGATCGGCTTTATCGCCGTGCTCGTGCTTGTCGCAACTATCCTGTTCGGCCGCTCCTACTGGTTGCCGCATATCACGCAGCGGCTTGCTGACTTGAGCCAGATGCATACACAGCGCGATTGACCACGGCCGTATTTGTCTCTTCTTAAAATCAAGCCGTCAAAATCACCTGGATCGCTTATCATCGACTGTCCTTTAGCGGTAGTGGATCGTCGATGGAGAGATCTTTTGAAAACGATCGAGCGGTACTGGGTAAGCAGCGTTGCATGGGCCACTAAACTTCCTTCGCTGCCGCTGATGTTGGTCGCGCTCTTGCTGACTTACGTGGCAACTGCGCCTGCGCTGGTTTTAGCTCTGGCCAAATCCGATCTTTCTATTGGTGGACCGGAATTCGTCAAGCACGGTCTTGGACCGATGATTCTGATTGGCTGCCTGATTGCCCCAGTACTTGAGACGGCAGTCAATCAGTGGGCATGTATCCGGTTGTTGAACCGGTTTGGCTGCGGAACCGCCACCGCGATCGTCGTGTCCGCGCTGTTCTTCGGACTCGGACATACGTACAGCCTTGCGTACGTCCTCGTGACATTCAATATCGGACTCGTGCTGGCAGCAACGTTCGTGATTGAAGACCGCAGAGGCGGCAGTCCTTTTCTGGTCACCATGGCGGTTCATGCCATGCGCAATGGCATGACGACGGTGTACTACGCGTTGAGCGTTTGAAGCGATTGTCGTTAGTGCGGTGGCTGTTCTCTGTTTAGCCATTTCCAGTAGAACGTGATTACCGTCGACTGGCGACACCCGCCCTTCATCAGCTCCGCGAATGCATCGCGATAATCTCCTGCAGATCGAGGTCATGCTCCAGCGCGTGCAATAGCTCGTCGTGAATCTGCCCTGCGCGATGGAGCCGCAACAGCTCCGCGCGCCCAGCCGCGATGGCGGAGAGCACGATGTCGTAATGTGCGCGCCTGGCTTCAGTCGGAAAGGCCTCCATATCCTCGAAGCGCTGCGTGAGCGCGGCGCGATAGGTGTATTGCTCCAGCAGACGCGGATGGATCACTTCGCCGTTCGCGTCGTGCACGAGCGGCTGAATCGCGGCAAGCTGCGCTGCCTCCAGCCGCGCCCACGCCTGCGGCTCGGTCAAGTGGCCAGACCGGCGTTCGTGGCCACGCGTCAGCGAAAGCCATGCGATTAGCGGGCCGATCGTCGCGCCCTGCAACAGCACCGTGACGAGAATCACGGCGAATCCCGCGAACAGAATGAGATCGCGACCCGGCATCGTCTCGGGCAGCGAGAGCGCGACCGCCAATGTGACCACACCGCGCATGCCCGCCCAGCTGACGACAGTGGCCGCGCGCCAGTCCGCCGGGGCAGGTTCACCGTTACCGCTCGTCTTGCGGCCGGTGACGCTCGCGGCGATCCACTTCAGCGATTCAACACCGAACACCCAGACGAAGCG
The genomic region above belongs to Paraburkholderia edwinii and contains:
- a CDS encoding isochorismatase family protein is translated as MNLSNSDTAVVFIDPQNDVLSEHGVNWGAVGASVTENRTVDNMEHIFKAAKAKQYEVFISPHYFYPTDYAWKSYGPLEQGEVESKSFARKGPLNLGGFEGSGADWLARFKPYIEDGRTVVASPHKVWGPQTNDLTLQLRKRGMSKIVLGGMLANICVESHLRELLEQGFEIAVVKDATAGPRHPTWGDGYQAALVNYQFLAHAVLTTEEVVAAMK
- a CDS encoding copper chaperone, which encodes MKFSVKNELRPDDVSTLEHAMKMVDADAKVDVDVGEKTVSIDSWLMPEEFLVAFYDEDYEVTISEA
- a CDS encoding copper-binding protein, giving the protein MNRFAGSFAVAVFLSAPPVFASEEAASEDTHRLQLPLVIYGQVTQIDRAGDLVSIRQVMPKNVGMAPLTTVFKATDAASLGWIQEGDRVKAIVESINGQPVALKVWRRRWPIQ
- a CDS encoding DUF2306 domain-containing protein; this translates as MPQPSSVPGISARSRRSGRMSTRLLFIVCWLSAIIFSAYIVVYYEGALLTHTMQDWNEVLPRIYQPGSMLATAAIGAHFLAGAIVLILGPMQLIAPLRARAPNVHRWIGRFYAAAALATGVGGLVYIAIEGTVGGPVMSTGFALYGALMVLCAVNTVRHARAGRFDIHRAWAIRLFALGIGSWLFRMDYGIWLKLIGGFGHHSHTYDGLFDKIMSFFFYVPNLAIAELIIRRRGGTQTESARTIRSASIGFIAVLVLVATILFGRSYWLPHITQRLADLSQMHTQRD
- a CDS encoding CPBP family intramembrane glutamic endopeptidase encodes the protein MKTIERYWVSSVAWATKLPSLPLMLVALLLTYVATAPALVLALAKSDLSIGGPEFVKHGLGPMILIGCLIAPVLETAVNQWACIRLLNRFGCGTATAIVVSALFFGLGHTYSLAYVLVTFNIGLVLAATFVIEDRRGGSPFLVTMAVHAMRNGMTTVYYALSV